One window from the genome of Larus michahellis chromosome 23, bLarMic1.1, whole genome shotgun sequence encodes:
- the DOHH gene encoding deoxyhypusine hydroxylase yields the protein MVTAEEVAAIGRTLVDAAQPLPARFRALFTLRNLGGRAAVEWIGRAFGDGSALLKHELAYCLGQMQDEAAIPVLVQVLEDASQEPMVRHEAGEALGAIGNPSVLDILKRYSEDPVVEVAETCQLAVRRLEWLQENKQEPGASPYLSVDPAPPAEETDISKLRETLLDESRSLFDRYRAMFALRNLGGQAAVLALADGLCSGSALFRHEIGYVLGQMQDEACVPQLTATLRNRTESPMVRHECAEALGSIARPSCLETLRAFARDEERVVRESCEVALDMYEYENGTQFQYADGLCKLQASA from the exons ATGGTGACAGCAGAGGAGGTGGCGGCCATCGGCCGGACGCTGGTGGACGcggcccagcccctgcccgcccggTTCCGGGCCCTCTTCACCCTGCGCAACCTGGGCGGCCGGGCGGCCGTGGAGTGGATCGGCCGGGCCTTCGGGGACGGCTCTGCCTTGCTGAAGCATGAGCTGGCTTACTGTCTGGGGCAGATGCAGGATGAAGCGGCCATCCCCGTGCTCGTCCAGGTGCTGGAGGACGCCAGCCAGGAGCCCATGGTCAGGCACGAGGCGG GTGAAGCCCTGGGTGCTATCGGGAATCCCAGTGTGCTGGATATCCTGAAACGCTATTCAGAGGATCCCGTCGTTGAG GTGGCAGAGACGTGTCAGCTGGCAGTGAGGAGGCTGGAGTGGTTGCAGGAGAACAAGCAAGAGCCGGGTGCCAGCCCCTACCTCTCTGTGGATCCTGCTCCCCCTGCCGAGGAGACGGACATCAGCAAACTCCGCGAAACCCTCCTGGATGAGTCACGCTCACTGTTCGACCGCTACCGGGCCATGTTTGCCCTGCGAAACCTGGGTGGCCAGGCTGCCGTGCTGGCGCTGGCAGACG GACTGTGCTCTGGCAGTGCCCTCTTCCGCCACGAGATCGGCTACGTGCTGGGCCAGATGCAGGATGAGGCCTGTGTCCCGCAGCTGACGGCCACGCTGCGCAACCGCACCGAGAGCCCCATGGTGCGCCATGAGTGTGCCGAGGCCCTGGGCTCCATCGCCCGCCCCTCCTGCCTGGAGACCCTGCGCGCCTTCGCCCGCGACGAGGAGCGGGTGGTGCGGGAGAGCTGCGAGGTGGCGCTGGACATGTACGAGTATGAGAACGGCACCCAGTTCCAGTACGCCGACGGGCTCTGCAAGCTGCAGGCCTCCGCCTGA